A single genomic interval of Nitrospinota bacterium harbors:
- a CDS encoding SPOR domain-containing protein: MIDDELREDHEDVHFGRGQIDEFTKELEAEEKSKKRRMYFGVAALLAAIGAGAFFSGILDDAPSQQGKAAASLNDNSKPAKAEEISGKIKADEGKNLIDEDTNPPGAVKESEAVESDKAVALAEKQDAAGQTKATAAGPKGKDTGDKQPAPEFSVQVMATSDVAMALATKEAISQKGVGNPFVSIGKIKESVYLVQAGEAVSTADAAGLKDKLINAGFEAQAQAAGNGKSVVTAGVYSSRKDAESQSGKLAKAGFKAKVTGKKDSSDLYIVKVGGFKTRTEADKAGQSLKAAGFPVMDAAK; this comes from the coding sequence ATGATAGACGACGAACTGAGGGAAGACCACGAGGACGTGCATTTCGGGCGCGGTCAGATAGACGAATTCACCAAAGAACTGGAAGCGGAGGAAAAATCCAAAAAGCGCAGGATGTATTTCGGCGTGGCCGCGCTTTTGGCCGCCATCGGCGCCGGGGCTTTCTTCTCCGGGATACTCGATGACGCTCCATCGCAGCAGGGGAAGGCTGCGGCAAGCCTGAACGACAACTCAAAGCCTGCCAAGGCGGAGGAAATCAGCGGCAAGATCAAGGCCGACGAAGGGAAAAACCTGATTGACGAGGACACGAATCCGCCCGGAGCAGTGAAAGAGAGCGAGGCGGTGGAGAGCGACAAGGCCGTGGCGCTGGCCGAAAAGCAGGACGCCGCCGGGCAGACCAAAGCCACCGCCGCCGGCCCGAAAGGCAAAGACACCGGGGACAAACAGCCCGCGCCTGAATTCTCCGTGCAGGTGATGGCCACAAGCGACGTGGCCATGGCCCTTGCCACAAAGGAGGCCATCTCGCAAAAAGGGGTGGGAAATCCTTTTGTCTCCATTGGCAAGATAAAAGAGAGCGTGTACCTTGTGCAGGCGGGGGAGGCGGTTTCCACGGCGGACGCGGCGGGGCTTAAGGACAAGCTGATCAATGCCGGGTTTGAGGCGCAGGCGCAGGCGGCTGGCAACGGCAAGAGCGTGGTCACCGCCGGGGTGTACTCGAGCAGGAAGGACGCGGAATCGCAAAGCGGCAAGCTGGCCAAGGCGGGGTTCAAGGCCAAGGTCACCGGCAAAAAGGATTCTTCGGACCTTTATATAGTGAAGGTGGGCGGTTTTAAGACCAGGACAGAGGCGGACAAGGCGGGGCAGTCCCTCAAGGCGGCCGGTTTCCCCGTGATGGACGCCGCCAAGTAA
- a CDS encoding mucoidy inhibitor MuiA family protein has product MIRNVLAPFTAVAILATTTYAAEITDPGRVDQVTVYGDRASVKRVIRADFSKGDHTLFIPGVPYTADEASLRVTATGSTAINLSNVRVAPVELSQPSDPKEAAVNDKIEKLKKELARLEYRMNARKEQLKFIEKLGGSDKDKKSQQSMPISKPTVADLGKLLDFIYARSLEAGNGMLEAQAEQEKIKKEIDKLGRELANLKSRSGKGYKTVAVDFSADDKGKGTFIAEYITPGAGWTPEYIVRAAADKNEVRLSYAAMISQRTGEDWPEAKLALSTARPSVGARAPEIEPWYVNLFQSAPRHQAKSSKAIPEQAAMQALGAPQPAAAPAAADEMLEAKTETAAVHSSDTSVTFDAPKRSTVRSGGEKTMAQLADFTFKAEKAYMAVPKYSPNVFMKVKFSAPDDFPIAAGEANVFIGDSFVGKGKIKAASSGAEVELFMGADEGFRIERKLIKKETGGEGLVARKAAVRYVYEITVENYKKSAQSVEVKDHLPYPGSEEISLSNVKLEPKPEKRDERNIVFWKLDVKPKEKKKIRMEFTLEYPKGSDISGLWWE; this is encoded by the coding sequence ATGATAAGGAATGTCCTGGCTCCATTCACGGCTGTCGCCATCCTCGCCACCACAACGTACGCCGCCGAGATCACCGATCCGGGCCGGGTGGACCAGGTGACCGTATATGGTGACAGGGCCTCGGTCAAAAGGGTGATCCGGGCGGACTTTTCAAAAGGGGACCACACCCTTTTCATCCCCGGCGTCCCATACACAGCCGACGAGGCCTCATTGCGCGTCACCGCCACAGGTTCCACCGCCATAAACTTGAGCAACGTGCGGGTGGCCCCGGTGGAGCTATCGCAGCCTTCCGACCCGAAAGAGGCGGCTGTGAACGACAAGATCGAAAAGCTGAAAAAAGAACTGGCCCGGCTCGAATACAGGATGAACGCCCGCAAGGAACAACTGAAATTCATAGAAAAGCTCGGCGGGAGCGACAAGGACAAAAAATCCCAGCAGTCCATGCCCATTTCAAAGCCCACCGTGGCCGACCTGGGCAAGCTTTTGGACTTCATATACGCCCGCAGCCTGGAGGCCGGCAACGGCATGCTGGAGGCGCAGGCCGAGCAGGAGAAAATCAAAAAGGAGATCGACAAGCTCGGCCGGGAGCTTGCCAACCTTAAAAGCCGCTCCGGCAAGGGGTACAAGACCGTCGCCGTGGACTTCTCCGCCGACGACAAGGGGAAGGGGACGTTCATCGCCGAGTATATAACCCCCGGCGCTGGATGGACCCCGGAATACATCGTGAGGGCCGCGGCGGACAAGAACGAGGTGCGCCTTTCCTACGCCGCCATGATAAGCCAGCGCACCGGGGAGGACTGGCCGGAGGCGAAGCTTGCCCTTTCCACCGCCCGCCCTTCCGTAGGCGCCAGGGCGCCGGAGATAGAGCCGTGGTATGTGAACCTTTTCCAGTCTGCGCCGCGCCACCAGGCCAAATCTTCCAAGGCTATCCCCGAACAGGCCGCCATGCAGGCGCTGGGCGCGCCGCAGCCCGCCGCCGCCCCCGCCGCCGCCGATGAGATGTTGGAGGCGAAGACCGAAACCGCCGCCGTGCATTCTTCGGACACGTCGGTGACGTTCGACGCGCCCAAACGTTCCACTGTAAGATCCGGCGGAGAAAAGACCATGGCCCAGCTGGCCGATTTCACCTTCAAGGCTGAAAAGGCGTACATGGCCGTCCCCAAATATTCGCCCAACGTGTTCATGAAAGTGAAGTTTTCCGCGCCGGACGATTTTCCCATCGCGGCGGGGGAGGCAAACGTGTTCATCGGCGACAGTTTTGTGGGGAAGGGCAAAATCAAGGCCGCCTCATCCGGCGCCGAGGTGGAGCTTTTCATGGGGGCGGACGAGGGCTTCAGGATCGAACGCAAGCTTATAAAGAAAGAGACCGGCGGCGAGGGGCTTGTGGCCAGGAAGGCCGCGGTGCGCTACGTTTACGAGATCACTGTGGAGAATTACAAGAAGTCCGCTCAGAGCGTGGAGGTGAAAGACCACCTGCCATACCCGGGGAGCGAGGAGATATCGCTTTCAAACGTGAAACTGGAGCCCAAGCCGGAGAAACGGGACGAGCGCAACATCGTTTTCTGGAAGCTGGACGTAAAGCCCAAGGAAAAGAAGAAAATCCGGATGGAATTCACCCTGGAATATCCGAAAGGGTCGGACATTTCCGGGTTGTGGTGGGAGTGA
- a CDS encoding LemA family protein, with protein MAGWILLVVIVLLLLWVVGIYNSLVALRARVKNAWSQIDVQLKRRYDLIPNLVETVKDYMSYEQETLTKVVQARAEAMKATGMVDKAQKEGMLTEALKSLFALSENYPDLKANQNVTSLMEELASTENKIAFSRQFYNDSVMELNVRCETFPSNIVANSFGFGHEEFFKAPEAEREAVKVNLR; from the coding sequence ATGGCTGGATGGATTTTGCTGGTGGTCATAGTTTTGCTTTTGCTGTGGGTGGTGGGCATATACAACAGCCTGGTGGCGCTGCGCGCACGGGTGAAAAACGCCTGGAGCCAGATTGACGTGCAGCTTAAAAGGCGGTATGACCTGATCCCGAACCTTGTGGAGACGGTGAAGGACTACATGAGCTATGAGCAGGAAACGCTCACCAAGGTGGTCCAGGCCAGGGCAGAGGCGATGAAGGCCACCGGGATGGTGGACAAGGCGCAAAAGGAAGGGATGCTCACAGAGGCGTTGAAAAGCCTTTTCGCCCTGTCGGAGAACTATCCGGACCTGAAGGCCAACCAGAACGTGACAAGCCTGATGGAGGAATTGGCCTCCACGGAGAACAAGATCGCATTCTCCCGCCAGTTCTACAACGATTCGGTGATGGAGCTTAACGTCAGGTGCGAGACGTTCCCCTCCAACATCGTGGCCAACTCGTTCGGTTTCGGGCATGAGGAGTTCTTCAAGGCGCCGGAGGCTGAAAGAGAAGCGGTGAAGGTCAACCTGCGGTGA
- a CDS encoding M48 family metallopeptidase → MVASGLGAFSWFGGSALILNMSRAKKAAHDTHPQLFNVVEEMKIASGLPMPELYVIEADAPNAFATGRDQNHSAIAVTTGLLAKLNRDELQGVIAHEFSHIRNLDIRYAMLVGVIVGATALIADAFLRGFGGSGSRRGGLPLLLVAVIFAIVAPISAKMLQMAISRSREFLADASAVELTRNPDGLASALNKITRDQAPLSVANRATQHLYIVNPLKSFDMDSKALFSTHPPTEARIRKLVAMGARSEYLD, encoded by the coding sequence ATGGTGGCCTCCGGGCTGGGGGCGTTCTCCTGGTTCGGCGGGTCGGCGCTCATATTGAACATGAGCCGGGCGAAAAAAGCGGCGCATGACACGCATCCCCAGCTTTTCAACGTTGTCGAGGAGATGAAGATCGCCTCCGGCCTGCCGATGCCGGAATTGTATGTGATAGAGGCGGACGCGCCCAATGCATTTGCCACAGGGCGGGACCAAAACCATTCGGCCATAGCTGTCACCACCGGCCTTCTGGCCAAGCTGAACCGGGACGAACTGCAAGGAGTCATCGCCCACGAGTTCTCGCACATAAGGAACCTGGACATACGCTACGCCATGCTTGTTGGGGTGATCGTGGGGGCCACGGCGCTCATCGCCGACGCGTTCCTTCGCGGATTCGGCGGAAGCGGAAGCAGGCGCGGCGGGCTGCCGCTGCTATTGGTCGCGGTGATATTCGCCATTGTGGCCCCGATTTCCGCGAAAATGCTGCAGATGGCCATCTCCCGGTCCCGGGAATTCCTTGCGGACGCCTCCGCTGTGGAGCTTACGAGGAATCCGGACGGGCTTGCCTCCGCGTTGAACAAGATAACCCGGGACCAGGCCCCGCTGTCGGTGGCGAACCGCGCAACGCAGCATCTTTACATAGTCAATCCCCTCAAAAGCTTCGATATGGACTCCAAGGCGCTTTTCTCCACCCATCCCCCCACAGAGGCGCGGATAAGAAAGCTTGTGGCCATGGGGGCCAGGAGCGAATATTTGGATTGA